A single genomic interval of Astyanax mexicanus isolate ESR-SI-001 chromosome 4, AstMex3_surface, whole genome shotgun sequence harbors:
- the gng12a gene encoding guanine nucleotide-binding protein G(I)/G(S)/G(O) subunit gamma-12a — translation MLVEMSSKMTSSNNLAQARRTVQQLRVEAGIERIKVSKASADLMRYCSEHAKYDPLLTGIPASENPFKDKKPCIIL, via the exons ATGTTGGTGGAAATGTCTTCTAAGATGACGAGCTCAAATAACTTGGCTCAGGCGAGACGGACGGTCCAGCAGCTGAGAGTAGAGGCCGGGATCGAGAGGATAAAG GTGTCGAAGGCTTCAGCTGATCTGATGCGGTACTGCAGTGAACACGCTAAATACGACCCGCTGCTGACGGGCATCCCGGCCTCAGAAAACCCCTTTAAGGATAAAAAGCCCTGTATTATACTGTAG